One region of Halomicrobium sp. LC1Hm genomic DNA includes:
- a CDS encoding sulfatase-like hydrolase/transferase has translation MDCVWLVLDSLSMAATPFGDGGPNTLRRLEDLVSKEGVLFTNAYAPGPFSPSSHASFMTGQLPSQVGMNEASPYFDGNYRTIADIYDTSKQSTLISVNPFLFNGLHREFGTVDKLMSEEYLIFEGGTNPRTFGAKNRTLSRAERYWKFLFQENAPFRSFVNGVAFKLWHRLDKTVVAGERSDSSGEYQQAEIINDRIEAAVDQPDDSFVLANYMDVHPPFDVTDESLERFADDWDREELPIGNSARDADTFNQKAMYDLYLSAVADLDRRITPLIRSLINNGVTVFVTSDHGPWFATEALDEERLNVPLIIFDSEEPARTVDHTVSLRALPHTTERLVHSCDSSFPGYDLLDVTTDQTVVSEHVHRDTSGRGPFTADEGTDTEITNDIVVREGTDYVTRIDGHWKSSAAEEIAVKLREHAESVLSHSPTRDGTVMHGSEMKERLEDLGYI, from the coding sequence ATGGACTGCGTCTGGCTTGTGTTGGACTCGCTCTCAATGGCTGCAACCCCATTCGGTGACGGCGGCCCCAACACGCTTAGACGGTTGGAGGATTTGGTCTCGAAAGAGGGCGTATTGTTCACTAACGCGTACGCCCCCGGGCCATTCAGCCCCTCCTCGCATGCTTCTTTCATGACTGGACAGTTACCGTCCCAAGTCGGGATGAACGAGGCGTCTCCATACTTCGACGGAAATTACCGGACCATCGCCGACATTTACGACACTTCCAAGCAAAGTACGCTGATCTCGGTCAATCCATTTCTCTTCAATGGACTACACCGAGAGTTTGGGACGGTTGATAAGCTCATGTCTGAGGAGTATCTGATTTTTGAAGGAGGAACAAACCCCAGAACGTTCGGAGCGAAGAATAGGACACTAAGCAGAGCCGAGCGTTACTGGAAGTTCCTGTTTCAGGAGAACGCCCCGTTCCGATCATTCGTCAACGGGGTGGCATTCAAACTATGGCACAGACTCGATAAGACGGTAGTGGCTGGCGAGAGATCCGACTCCAGTGGGGAGTATCAGCAGGCGGAAATAATAAACGACCGGATCGAGGCCGCGGTGGACCAACCTGATGACTCATTCGTACTCGCGAACTATATGGATGTCCACCCACCGTTCGATGTGACCGATGAGTCGCTGGAGCGCTTCGCCGACGACTGGGACCGTGAGGAACTCCCTATCGGAAATAGTGCTCGCGATGCGGATACCTTCAACCAGAAGGCAATGTATGATCTTTACCTATCTGCCGTTGCCGACCTCGATCGACGAATTACACCGCTAATCCGGTCTCTTATAAATAACGGCGTAACCGTGTTCGTAACTTCCGATCACGGTCCGTGGTTCGCTACGGAAGCTCTGGACGAGGAGCGGCTTAATGTCCCTCTAATAATCTTCGACTCTGAGGAACCGGCCAGAACGGTTGACCACACCGTGTCATTGCGTGCGCTTCCCCACACGACCGAGAGACTTGTCCACAGCTGCGACAGTTCGTTCCCCGGCTATGACCTCCTTGACGTGACGACTGATCAAACTGTTGTCAGTGAACACGTCCATCGCGACACCTCTGGGCGCGGCCCTTTCACCGCCGATGAGGGTACGGATACAGAGATCACCAACGATATCGTCGTCCGTGAGGGGACGGATTACGTTACCCGTATAGACGGACATTGGAAATCCTCCGCAGCTGAGGAAATTGCTGTGAAATTACGTGAGCACGCAGAGTCAGTCCTCTCTCATAGTCCAACAAGGGA